A stretch of Anaeromyxobacter dehalogenans 2CP-1 DNA encodes these proteins:
- a CDS encoding ExbD/TolR family protein, with translation MPIVIPGKRPAKRFEKSKILGGKFARAHKATNAELNVVPMVDMMTMLVIFLLQQFSSTGEVLYMQKDIKLPDARHGQIIEIAPVVAISAEQVVVTGVKVADVRELDSEGGYLNIPALEERLRDEKKRWDFIHQNDPEKKWEGAVNIQADKGVPFRIVKRVLFSCGVAGYFSVNFAALDAGTAVAATAPGGPGEG, from the coding sequence ATGCCCATCGTCATCCCCGGGAAGCGGCCCGCGAAGCGGTTCGAGAAGTCGAAGATCCTCGGCGGCAAGTTCGCCCGCGCGCACAAGGCCACCAACGCCGAGCTGAACGTCGTGCCCATGGTGGACATGATGACGATGCTCGTCATCTTCCTCCTGCAGCAGTTCTCGTCCACGGGCGAGGTGCTGTACATGCAGAAGGACATCAAGCTGCCCGACGCGCGCCACGGGCAGATCATCGAGATCGCGCCGGTGGTGGCGATCAGCGCCGAGCAGGTGGTGGTGACCGGCGTGAAGGTGGCCGACGTCCGCGAGCTGGACAGCGAGGGCGGCTACCTCAACATCCCCGCCCTGGAGGAGCGCCTGCGCGACGAGAAGAAGCGCTGGGACTTCATCCACCAGAACGACCCCGAGAAGAAGTGGGAGGGGGCGGTGAACATCCAGGCGGACAAGGGCGTGCCGTTCCGGATCGTGAAGCGCGTCCTGTTCTCCTGCGGCGTGGCCGGCTACTTCAGCGTGAACTTCGCCGCCCTGGACGCCGGCACCGCCGTCGCGGCGACCGCGCCGGGCGGGCCGGGCGAGGGGTAG
- a CDS encoding ExbD/TolR family protein has product MGGGAIPEAGGGGKRKKKALDAVINVVPAIDLLSCCITFLLYTAVWTQISRLQVQQFGAGAPEPPTTEQQKALMVTLAVSERGMSLTTSAGLNVEIPMDRAGGAARQDYKALDDRLKQLRSEHPDAAAVTVSAEDTVSYGDLVQVIDTCMGQGLVSVSVTGV; this is encoded by the coding sequence ATGGGCGGCGGCGCGATCCCGGAGGCGGGCGGCGGCGGCAAGCGCAAGAAGAAGGCGCTCGACGCGGTCATCAACGTCGTCCCCGCCATCGACCTCCTCTCCTGCTGCATCACGTTCCTGCTCTACACCGCGGTGTGGACGCAGATCTCGCGCCTGCAGGTGCAGCAGTTCGGCGCGGGCGCGCCCGAGCCGCCCACCACCGAGCAGCAGAAGGCGCTCATGGTGACGCTGGCGGTGAGCGAGCGCGGCATGAGCCTCACCACCTCGGCCGGCCTCAACGTGGAGATCCCCATGGACCGCGCCGGCGGCGCCGCGCGCCAGGACTACAAGGCGCTCGACGACCGGCTGAAGCAGCTTCGCAGCGAGCACCCGGACGCCGCGGCGGTGACCGTCTCGGCGGAGGACACCGTGAGCTACGGCGACCTCGTGCAGGTCATCGACACGTGCATGGGCCAGGGGCTCGTGTCCGTGTCCGTCACCGGGGTCTGA
- a CDS encoding MotA/TolQ/ExbB proton channel family protein: MGEMFGALAKHYHEGGWMMHPILASLIVVVGLVVDRALALYFQASVDKEGFLRGLKEHIYRGDLDRAISFCASQKKTPLVSVIKAGLINVPKGEADVQAAMDEATLRESPKIEKRTGYLAMLGNVATLLGLLGTIVGLIGAFGAVANASPADKATILANSISEAMNCTAFGLLTAIPALVAYSVLQGKSQQMLDDINETSVSVLNLIVANRDKMKLPATVPSEE, translated from the coding sequence ATGGGCGAAATGTTCGGAGCGCTCGCGAAGCACTATCACGAGGGCGGGTGGATGATGCACCCGATCCTCGCCTCGCTGATCGTGGTGGTGGGCCTCGTGGTGGACCGCGCGCTCGCGCTCTACTTCCAGGCCTCGGTGGACAAGGAGGGCTTCCTCCGCGGGCTGAAGGAGCACATCTACCGCGGCGACCTCGACCGGGCGATCAGCTTCTGCGCGTCGCAGAAGAAGACCCCGCTCGTCTCGGTGATCAAGGCCGGCCTCATCAACGTCCCGAAGGGCGAGGCCGACGTGCAGGCCGCCATGGACGAGGCGACGCTGCGCGAGTCGCCCAAGATCGAGAAGCGCACCGGCTACCTCGCCATGCTCGGCAACGTGGCCACGCTGCTCGGCCTGCTCGGCACCATCGTCGGCCTCATCGGCGCGTTCGGCGCGGTCGCCAACGCCAGCCCGGCCGACAAGGCCACCATCCTCGCGAACTCCATCTCCGAGGCCATGAACTGCACCGCGTTCGGCCTCCTCACCGCCATCCCGGCGCTGGTGGCCTACTCGGTGCTGCAGGGCAAGTCGCAGCAGATGCTCGACGACATCAACGAGACCTCGGTCTCGGTGCTGAACCTCATCGTCGCGAACCGCGACAAGATGAAGCTGCCGGCGACGGTCCCGTCGGAGGAGTAG
- a CDS encoding two-component system sensor histidine kinase NtrB, producing the protein MAPAPSDAVLLTLSRELAEARAEDQISGALARALDAVFPGRAFSIRLVDPRTLALTTFYASGRLRPDRPGRLVLGRGAVEEAGLSAAALGAGGVRVVEREEPLFEGYEEATSVPLAVSGALYGVLSLEYARGGPGAPAEDRPLLRRVAGHAALGVRNVRSIDELTYLKTYLEELIEHANALIWAVDRDRSVIVWNAALAKLSGLAAGEVLGGEALLRAPDDERPRLAALLARSLGGERVDGVETRLIRRDGGEVRVAVNTAPIAGASGEVEGVILIGQDLTLLRSMQAAAEHAERLAAIGRLVAGVVHELNNPLTAVTMYSDVLLERFTARAQDPSDVEKLRAIKDAGQRIQRLARDLITYARPTGARTEAVDLVPAVEEAGRMAKTALKESGAALVRDGGEGPYVVEGNRPSLVQVVLALVTNAAQAVPSGAEVRVALSREDGEVVLTVADAGAGMPPEVAARAFEPFFTTRAGVGIGLGLPIVQGIVERHGGSVSLSTAAGRGTTVTVRLPARAATATELRPVGPADARQRPPGDTPTHPRLPRPPRG; encoded by the coding sequence GTGGCGCCCGCTCCGTCCGACGCGGTGCTGCTGACGCTCTCGCGCGAGCTCGCCGAGGCGCGCGCCGAGGACCAGATCAGCGGCGCCCTGGCCCGCGCGCTCGACGCCGTGTTCCCGGGCCGCGCGTTCTCGATCCGGCTGGTGGACCCGCGCACGCTCGCGCTCACCACCTTCTACGCGAGCGGGCGCCTCCGCCCCGACCGCCCCGGCCGGCTGGTGCTCGGGCGCGGCGCGGTGGAGGAGGCCGGGCTCTCGGCGGCCGCCCTCGGCGCCGGCGGCGTCCGGGTGGTCGAGCGGGAGGAGCCGCTGTTCGAGGGCTACGAGGAGGCGACCTCGGTGCCGCTCGCGGTCTCGGGCGCGCTCTACGGCGTGCTCTCGCTCGAGTACGCGCGCGGCGGCCCCGGGGCGCCGGCCGAGGACCGCCCGCTGCTGCGCCGGGTGGCCGGCCACGCCGCGCTGGGCGTGCGCAACGTCCGCTCCATCGACGAGCTCACCTACCTCAAGACCTACCTCGAGGAGCTGATCGAGCACGCGAACGCGCTCATCTGGGCGGTGGACCGCGACCGCTCGGTGATCGTCTGGAACGCCGCCCTGGCGAAGCTCTCCGGGCTCGCCGCCGGCGAGGTGCTGGGGGGCGAGGCGCTCCTGCGCGCGCCCGACGACGAGCGCCCGCGCCTCGCCGCGCTGCTGGCGCGCAGCCTCGGCGGCGAGCGGGTGGACGGGGTCGAGACGCGGCTCATCCGGCGCGACGGCGGCGAGGTGCGGGTGGCGGTGAACACCGCGCCCATCGCCGGCGCGAGCGGCGAGGTCGAGGGCGTCATCCTCATCGGCCAGGACCTCACCCTGCTCCGCTCCATGCAGGCCGCCGCCGAGCACGCCGAGCGCCTGGCCGCCATCGGCCGCCTCGTGGCGGGCGTGGTCCACGAGCTGAACAACCCGCTCACCGCGGTGACCATGTACTCGGACGTGCTGCTCGAGCGCTTCACCGCCCGCGCGCAGGATCCCTCCGACGTCGAGAAGCTCCGCGCCATCAAGGACGCGGGCCAGCGCATCCAGCGCCTCGCCCGCGACCTCATCACCTACGCCCGCCCCACCGGCGCCCGCACCGAGGCGGTGGACCTCGTGCCGGCGGTGGAGGAGGCGGGGCGCATGGCGAAGACCGCGCTCAAGGAATCGGGCGCGGCGCTGGTGCGCGACGGCGGCGAGGGGCCGTACGTGGTGGAGGGCAACCGGCCCAGCCTGGTGCAGGTGGTGCTCGCGCTGGTGACGAACGCCGCCCAGGCGGTGCCGTCCGGCGCCGAGGTGCGGGTGGCGCTCTCGCGCGAGGACGGCGAGGTGGTGCTCACGGTCGCCGACGCGGGCGCGGGCATGCCGCCGGAGGTGGCGGCGCGCGCCTTCGAGCCGTTCTTCACCACCCGCGCCGGCGTGGGCATCGGGCTCGGCCTGCCCATCGTGCAGGGGATCGTGGAGCGCCACGGCGGCAGCGTCAGCCTCTCCACGGCGGCCGGCCGCGGCACCACCGTGACCGTCCGCCTGCCGGCCCGCGCCGCCACCGCCACCGAGCTGCGCCCGGTCGGCCCGGCCGACGCGCGCCAGCGCCCGCCCGGCGACACGCCCACGCACCCGCGCCTGCCGCGGCCGCCGCGCGGGTAG
- the larC gene encoding nickel pincer cofactor biosynthesis protein LarC, with the protein MALLLLEPVGGIAGDMFLAAAIDLGVDAAALARALESLGVPGWRLVVTRKAEHGIQGTHVDVVVEGEQPASRGLAEILGLVAASGLPPRAREAARALFERIGEAEARVHGVPISEVHFHEVGAVDSIVDVCGAAVALDLLGWPAVRSAPPELGRGLVRTAHGTMPVPPPAVLELLKGKPVRPGGPPGEAVTPTGAALLAVLAEVGPLPAHVPVRVGYGVGTRAWPDRPNVLRATLAEPAPGAGAGGPGPDALWVLEANLDDCPGQLVARAIEAALEAGALDAWAAPLTMKKGRPGVLLGALCDEARRAAVTGALFAETTTLGVRRHPVERDALERALEPVETAYGSVRVKVARLGGRELGAHPEYEDCAACARAAGVAVREVMAAALVAYRSRRR; encoded by the coding sequence ATGGCGCTCCTCCTCCTCGAGCCGGTGGGCGGCATCGCCGGCGACATGTTCCTGGCCGCCGCGATCGACCTCGGGGTGGACGCGGCCGCGCTCGCCCGCGCGCTCGAGTCGCTCGGCGTCCCGGGCTGGCGCCTCGTGGTGACGAGGAAGGCCGAGCACGGCATCCAGGGCACGCACGTGGACGTGGTGGTGGAGGGCGAGCAGCCCGCCTCCCGCGGCCTCGCGGAGATCCTGGGGCTGGTGGCGGCGAGCGGGCTCCCGCCGCGGGCGCGCGAGGCGGCGCGCGCGCTGTTCGAGCGCATCGGCGAGGCCGAGGCGCGCGTGCACGGCGTCCCGATCTCGGAGGTGCACTTCCACGAGGTCGGCGCGGTGGACTCGATCGTGGACGTGTGCGGCGCGGCGGTGGCGCTCGACCTGCTCGGCTGGCCGGCGGTGCGCTCGGCGCCGCCGGAGCTGGGGCGCGGCCTCGTCCGCACCGCGCACGGGACCATGCCGGTGCCGCCGCCCGCGGTGCTGGAGCTCCTGAAGGGGAAGCCGGTGCGCCCGGGCGGCCCGCCCGGCGAGGCGGTCACGCCCACCGGCGCGGCGCTGCTCGCGGTGCTCGCCGAGGTGGGCCCGCTCCCCGCCCACGTGCCGGTGCGGGTGGGCTACGGCGTCGGCACGCGCGCCTGGCCGGATCGCCCGAACGTGCTGCGCGCCACGCTGGCCGAGCCGGCGCCCGGCGCCGGTGCGGGCGGGCCCGGGCCGGACGCGCTCTGGGTGCTGGAGGCGAACCTGGACGACTGCCCGGGGCAGCTCGTGGCGCGCGCCATCGAGGCGGCGCTCGAGGCGGGCGCGCTCGACGCCTGGGCGGCGCCGCTCACCATGAAGAAGGGGCGCCCCGGCGTCCTGCTCGGCGCGCTCTGCGACGAGGCGCGCCGTGCCGCGGTGACCGGCGCGCTCTTCGCCGAGACGACCACGCTCGGCGTGCGCCGGCACCCGGTGGAGCGCGACGCGCTGGAGCGCGCGCTCGAGCCGGTCGAGACCGCCTACGGCAGCGTGCGGGTGAAGGTGGCGCGGCTCGGCGGCCGGGAGCTCGGCGCGCACCCGGAGTACGAGGACTGCGCCGCGTGCGCCCGCGCCGCGGGCGTGGCCGTGCGCGAGGTGATGGCGGCCGCGCTGGTGGCGTACCGTTCCCGGCGACGGTAG
- the larB gene encoding nickel pincer cofactor biosynthesis protein LarB, whose translation MDEKTLRALLARVKRGQASLDEAVAALKGAPFERLGDLATLDTHRTLRVGMPEVVLAESKTAAQVAAIARTLAARGPLLVTRLSPAKAGPARRAVKGSVYDPVSRTLRKGRMDLPARGPVAVCCAGTSDIPVCEEAAVTLEVMGVEPIRVYDVGVAGIHRLLARRDDLERARAVIVAAGMEGALPSVVGGLVGRPVIGVPTSVGYGASLGGLAPLFTMLNSCAPNVTVVNVDNGFGAAFVAGLVARG comes from the coding sequence ATGGACGAGAAGACCCTGCGCGCGCTCCTCGCCCGCGTGAAGCGCGGCCAGGCCTCGCTCGACGAGGCGGTGGCCGCCCTGAAGGGCGCGCCGTTCGAGCGCCTGGGCGACCTCGCCACGCTCGACACGCACCGGACCCTGCGGGTGGGGATGCCGGAGGTGGTGCTGGCCGAGTCGAAGACCGCGGCGCAGGTGGCGGCCATCGCGCGCACGCTCGCCGCGCGCGGCCCGCTCCTCGTCACCCGCCTCTCCCCGGCGAAGGCCGGCCCGGCGCGGCGCGCGGTGAAGGGCAGCGTCTACGACCCGGTCTCGCGCACGCTGCGCAAGGGGAGGATGGACCTGCCGGCGCGCGGGCCGGTGGCGGTGTGCTGCGCCGGCACCTCGGACATCCCGGTGTGCGAGGAGGCGGCGGTGACGCTGGAGGTGATGGGCGTCGAGCCCATCCGCGTCTACGACGTGGGCGTCGCCGGCATCCACCGGCTGCTGGCGCGGCGCGACGACCTCGAGCGCGCGCGCGCGGTGATCGTCGCGGCCGGCATGGAGGGCGCGCTCCCCTCGGTGGTGGGCGGCCTGGTGGGCCGGCCGGTGATCGGCGTGCCGACCTCGGTCGGCTACGGCGCCTCGCTGGGCGGGCTCGCGCCGCTGTTCACCATGCTGAACTCCTGCGCGCCGAACGTCACCGTGGTGAACGTGGACAACGGCTTCGGCGCGGCGTTCGTGGCGGGCCTCGTCGCCCGCGGGTGA
- a CDS encoding chemotaxis protein CheC has protein sequence MSGPGFGPRELDALQELASIGCGQAITALGRLARRPIHMDVPEAWVGAETGAIAAFLGGLGQDLVAVGVKLEGPLTGDLLLALPERDAEALAAVLGFPPGGAWSGMAESALLESGNIVGSAFVSAVAALVGEKLLLSVPALARGSGRECVERLVTHAGSIALATRFVLSTGADGPSVAGEPALEGLILVMPEPARVAKLLSHLDLR, from the coding sequence GTGAGCGGCCCCGGCTTCGGCCCGCGCGAGCTGGACGCGCTCCAGGAGCTCGCCAGCATCGGCTGCGGCCAGGCCATCACCGCGCTCGGCCGCCTCGCCCGGCGCCCCATCCACATGGACGTGCCCGAGGCCTGGGTGGGCGCCGAGACCGGCGCCATCGCCGCGTTCCTGGGCGGCCTGGGGCAGGACCTCGTCGCGGTGGGCGTGAAGCTGGAGGGGCCGCTCACCGGCGACCTCCTGCTGGCGCTCCCCGAGCGCGACGCCGAGGCGCTCGCGGCGGTGCTCGGGTTCCCGCCCGGCGGCGCCTGGTCGGGCATGGCGGAGAGCGCGCTCCTCGAGTCCGGCAACATCGTGGGGAGCGCGTTCGTGTCGGCGGTGGCCGCGCTGGTGGGGGAGAAGCTCCTGCTCTCGGTGCCGGCGCTCGCGCGCGGCAGCGGCCGCGAGTGCGTGGAGCGGCTCGTCACGCACGCCGGCTCCATCGCGCTCGCCACCCGGTTCGTCCTCTCCACCGGCGCGGACGGGCCGTCGGTCGCGGGCGAGCCCGCCCTGGAGGGGCTCATCCTGGTGATGCCCGAGCCGGCGCGCGTCGCGAAGCTCCTCTCGCATCTCGATCTGCGATAG
- a CDS encoding chemotaxis protein CheA, which yields MDLQKYLSLYVAESGEHLAGYGRDLVEIERAVREGRAVKATIDNLFRHAHSVKGMSAAMAFDGIATLAHKAEDLVDVFRGEPGRLDAGAVDVLLAAGDALAAMVQAAGRGEKPEPDAALVARVAEAARRCRAGEPAAPAGAPQGDPFAEPPAAAPPAPAPAPRPAPAPAAPQPAVDPAAGPAPTGPAAPRAHRRVQVEVDIAPGCPVPAVRAFLVVKKLAALGAVARSAPTVEDLKAGRIPGKRLEVELHTPEPVAALERALAQISDLAAVAVREAAAAPAAPAAPAAPPPAPARDAPSEPARTVRVKTEILDGFLDAVGELILATARIREVGRGLPRDARAPLDEGVDRLHAIVKDLHDKVMTVRMTPLALVTERLPRVARDLARAVNKQVELDVRGAEIEIDRAILEELSDPLQHVLRNAVDHGIEPSHLRLLAGKPATGRLTLTARRERDRVILELADDGRGLDPERLRQAAVARGVLAPEQAAALSDREALMLCCLPGVSTAERVTELSGRGVGMDAVKRTVEALGGTLEVESAPGLGARVTFRLPLTVAVQPVLLVRVGEEVLGLPIAKVHGAAQVELSRLDRSRGEPVLPYDGELVPVRDLSRLLGFPAAPGDVRAVVVAEGGEPGRVGLAVDALLGQHEAVLKPLGSPLEAVPGLSAVTVLGTGRPVFILDVQRLIA from the coding sequence GTGGACCTCCAGAAGTACCTCTCCCTCTACGTGGCCGAGTCGGGCGAGCACCTCGCCGGCTACGGGCGCGACCTGGTCGAGATCGAGCGGGCGGTGCGCGAGGGGCGCGCCGTCAAGGCCACCATCGACAACCTGTTCCGGCACGCACACAGCGTGAAGGGCATGAGCGCCGCCATGGCGTTCGACGGAATCGCCACGCTCGCCCACAAGGCCGAGGACCTGGTGGACGTGTTCCGCGGCGAGCCGGGCCGGCTCGACGCCGGCGCGGTGGACGTGCTGCTCGCCGCCGGCGACGCGCTCGCCGCCATGGTGCAGGCGGCCGGGCGCGGCGAGAAGCCGGAGCCCGACGCGGCCCTGGTGGCGCGGGTGGCGGAGGCGGCGCGCCGGTGCCGCGCGGGCGAGCCCGCCGCGCCGGCCGGGGCGCCGCAGGGCGATCCCTTCGCCGAGCCGCCCGCCGCGGCGCCCCCGGCCCCGGCCCCGGCCCCGCGGCCCGCACCCGCACCCGCGGCGCCGCAGCCGGCGGTGGATCCCGCCGCGGGCCCCGCGCCCACCGGGCCGGCGGCGCCACGCGCGCACCGGCGGGTGCAGGTGGAGGTGGACATCGCACCCGGCTGCCCGGTGCCGGCGGTGCGCGCGTTCCTGGTGGTGAAGAAGCTCGCCGCGCTCGGCGCGGTGGCCCGCTCGGCCCCCACCGTCGAGGACCTGAAGGCGGGCCGCATCCCCGGGAAGCGGCTCGAGGTGGAGCTGCACACGCCGGAGCCGGTCGCCGCGCTGGAGCGGGCGCTCGCGCAGATCTCCGACCTCGCCGCGGTGGCGGTCCGCGAGGCGGCCGCCGCGCCGGCCGCGCCCGCGGCCCCGGCCGCCCCGCCGCCGGCGCCTGCCCGCGACGCGCCGAGCGAGCCGGCCCGCACCGTGCGGGTGAAGACCGAGATCCTGGACGGCTTCCTCGACGCGGTGGGCGAGCTCATCCTCGCCACCGCCCGCATCCGCGAGGTGGGCCGCGGGCTGCCGCGCGACGCGCGCGCGCCGCTCGACGAGGGCGTGGACCGGCTGCACGCCATCGTGAAGGACCTGCACGACAAGGTGATGACGGTGCGGATGACCCCGCTCGCGCTCGTCACCGAGCGGCTCCCGCGCGTCGCCCGCGACCTCGCCCGCGCGGTGAACAAGCAGGTGGAGCTCGACGTGCGGGGCGCGGAGATCGAGATCGACCGCGCCATCCTGGAGGAGCTGTCGGATCCGCTCCAGCACGTGCTCCGCAACGCGGTGGACCACGGCATCGAGCCGTCCCACCTGCGCCTGCTCGCCGGCAAGCCCGCCACCGGCCGGCTCACGCTCACCGCCCGCCGCGAGCGCGACCGCGTGATCCTGGAGCTCGCCGACGACGGGCGCGGGCTCGACCCGGAGCGGCTGCGCCAGGCCGCGGTGGCGCGCGGGGTGCTCGCGCCGGAGCAGGCCGCGGCGCTCTCCGACCGCGAGGCGCTCATGCTCTGCTGCCTGCCGGGCGTGTCCACCGCCGAGCGGGTCACCGAGCTCTCCGGCCGCGGCGTGGGCATGGACGCGGTGAAGCGGACCGTCGAGGCGCTCGGGGGCACGCTCGAGGTGGAGAGCGCGCCGGGCCTGGGCGCGCGCGTCACCTTCCGCCTGCCGCTCACCGTGGCGGTGCAGCCGGTGCTCCTCGTCCGCGTGGGCGAGGAGGTGCTGGGGCTCCCCATCGCCAAGGTGCACGGCGCCGCGCAGGTGGAGCTGTCGCGGCTCGATCGCAGCCGCGGCGAGCCGGTGCTGCCGTACGACGGCGAGCTCGTCCCGGTCCGCGATCTCTCCCGGCTGCTCGGCTTCCCGGCGGCCCCCGGCGACGTGCGCGCGGTGGTGGTGGCCGAGGGAGGCGAGCCGGGCCGGGTGGGCCTCGCGGTGGACGCGCTCCTCGGCCAGCACGAGGCGGTGCTGAAGCCGCTCGGCAGCCCGCTCGAGGCGGTGCCCGGCCTGTCCGCGGTGACCGTGCTCGGCACCGGGCGGCCGGTCTTCATCCTCGACGTCCAGAGGTTGATCGCGTGA
- a CDS encoding response regulator, with translation MAKRVLIVDDAIFMRNMIKDIFSGSGFEVVGEAANGLEAVEKYKELKPDLTTMDIVMPFKSGIEATREIIKHDARAVIVMCSALGQESLVMEAIEAGASDFIVKPFKAEDVLSVVKKVMGDA, from the coding sequence ATGGCGAAGCGAGTCCTGATCGTCGACGACGCGATCTTCATGCGGAACATGATCAAGGACATCTTCTCCGGGTCCGGGTTCGAGGTCGTGGGCGAGGCCGCGAACGGCCTCGAGGCGGTGGAGAAGTACAAGGAGCTGAAGCCCGACCTCACCACCATGGACATCGTGATGCCGTTCAAGAGCGGCATCGAGGCCACCCGCGAGATCATCAAGCACGACGCGCGGGCGGTGATCGTGATGTGCAGCGCGCTGGGCCAGGAGTCGCTGGTGATGGAGGCGATCGAGGCCGGCGCGAGCGACTTCATCGTGAAGCCGTTCAAGGCCGAGGACGTGCTGTCGGTCGTCAAGAAGGTGATGGGCGACGCCTGA
- a CDS encoding chemotaxis protein CheW has translation MRHVVFRVAGERYALPLAAVREVVLPQPPFARVPRASEAVRGVMNLRGRVVAVVDLAALVGLPAQPLRDGAGMVLILDHGKRTLGLLIGGVLGVEPLAPPEAGGGLVRGLAEARTGAVTVLGAEALAEQASALFGGR, from the coding sequence GTGCGCCACGTCGTCTTCCGCGTCGCCGGCGAGCGCTACGCCCTGCCGCTCGCGGCGGTGCGCGAGGTGGTGCTGCCGCAGCCCCCCTTCGCGCGGGTGCCGCGCGCCTCCGAGGCGGTGCGCGGCGTCATGAACCTGCGCGGCCGGGTGGTGGCGGTGGTGGACCTCGCCGCGCTGGTGGGGCTGCCGGCCCAGCCGCTCCGCGACGGGGCCGGGATGGTGCTCATCCTGGACCACGGAAAGCGCACGCTGGGCCTGCTCATCGGCGGGGTGCTCGGGGTCGAGCCGCTCGCGCCGCCGGAGGCGGGCGGCGGGCTGGTGCGCGGGCTCGCCGAGGCGCGCACCGGGGCGGTGACGGTGCTCGGCGCCGAGGCGCTGGCCGAGCAGGCCTCCGCGCTGTTCGGCGGGAGGTGA
- a CDS encoding methyl-accepting chemotaxis protein, whose product MARARDERLQSTRPSARWQDAPHLVAVRGRAAEPPLRPAPAAAGLTVSLQTKILVSYFIVGGVLLFAVPLVQAWVASRAAGVVIILVLTLALGQGLTLAIARVARVGRLKASAVEISRGDLSRAVVSEEQKAFHDEIDDLTEAIRTMQENLRDLVSRIQRTAQSVSDSANDLQTSAEDVNASTDEVASSMEKIAVGAGQQSDLVERTSKVIGEIAASIERTARSAEEAARASVETSTSAASGGEAARLAGEKVKKVFARIEAASEQVFAFGERTKEISKIAEAITQVANQTNLLALNATIEAARAGEYGRGFAVVAEEVRKLAEAAGRSAEQISSLATDISGRAAKVVETMKESVAELGDGREDLNAIIRTLSDIATIAASGAEKVRVISQDAREQLNGSADMVQAMDHISDVASSNASATEQVRKVTAEQIAAVSQMASAAQELTNLSVELQTVVSRFRLG is encoded by the coding sequence GTGGCCCGAGCGAGAGACGAGCGACTCCAGTCCACCCGCCCGAGCGCCCGCTGGCAGGACGCGCCGCACTTGGTGGCGGTGCGCGGCCGGGCCGCCGAGCCGCCGCTGCGCCCCGCGCCGGCCGCCGCCGGCCTGACCGTCTCGCTCCAGACGAAGATCCTCGTCTCCTACTTCATCGTGGGCGGCGTGCTGCTGTTCGCGGTGCCGCTCGTGCAGGCCTGGGTGGCGAGCCGCGCCGCGGGCGTCGTCATCATCCTCGTGCTGACGCTCGCGCTCGGGCAGGGGCTCACGCTCGCCATCGCGCGCGTCGCGCGCGTCGGCCGGCTGAAGGCGAGCGCGGTGGAGATCAGCCGCGGCGACCTCTCGCGCGCGGTGGTCTCGGAGGAGCAGAAGGCGTTCCACGACGAGATCGACGACCTCACCGAGGCCATCCGCACCATGCAGGAGAACCTGCGGGACCTCGTCTCGCGGATCCAGCGGACCGCGCAGTCGGTCTCGGACAGCGCCAACGACCTGCAGACGAGCGCCGAGGACGTGAACGCCTCCACCGACGAGGTGGCCTCGTCGATGGAGAAGATCGCGGTGGGCGCCGGGCAGCAGTCCGACCTGGTGGAGCGGACCTCGAAGGTGATCGGCGAGATCGCCGCCTCCATCGAGCGCACCGCCCGCAGCGCCGAGGAGGCGGCCCGCGCCTCGGTGGAGACGAGCACCTCGGCCGCGTCCGGCGGCGAGGCGGCCCGGCTCGCCGGCGAGAAGGTGAAGAAGGTGTTCGCCCGCATCGAGGCCGCCAGCGAGCAGGTGTTCGCGTTCGGCGAGCGCACCAAGGAGATCTCCAAGATCGCGGAGGCCATCACCCAGGTGGCCAACCAGACCAACCTGCTCGCGCTGAACGCGACCATCGAGGCGGCGCGCGCCGGCGAGTACGGGCGCGGGTTCGCGGTGGTGGCCGAGGAGGTGCGCAAGCTCGCCGAGGCGGCCGGCCGCTCGGCCGAGCAGATCTCGTCGCTCGCGACCGACATCTCCGGCCGCGCCGCGAAGGTGGTCGAGACCATGAAGGAGTCGGTCGCCGAGCTGGGCGACGGGCGCGAGGACCTGAACGCGATCATCCGCACGCTCTCGGACATCGCCACCATCGCGGCGAGCGGCGCCGAGAAGGTCCGGGTCATCTCGCAGGACGCGCGCGAGCAGCTGAACGGCTCGGCCGACATGGTCCAGGCCATGGACCACATCTCCGACGTGGCCTCGTCGAACGCGAGCGCCACCGAGCAGGTCCGCAAGGTCACCGCCGAGCAGATCGCGGCCGTGTCGCAGATGGCGAGCGCCGCGCAGGAGCTCACCAACCTCTCGGTCGAGCTGCAGACGGTGGTCTCGCGGTTCCGGCTGGGCTGA